A single region of the Gadus morhua chromosome 5, gadMor3.0, whole genome shotgun sequence genome encodes:
- the c5h14orf180 gene encoding nutritionally-regulated adipose and cardiac enriched protein homolog isoform X1 has protein sequence MLSGGREGLFELGQQLQQQGENQAALHCFLSCLLGLSHVQSFTSLPNCLHQIAELFISEKNYGKALQFIQAEKMFYEVALIELTGPQEEATLGSAGWTSAEEVLDQASQAQHLERLAQLCIMSKRPHLALEYSGKATKIHQKTFGHDHPITARSLELLATVYAEIGKTEYSDSLGQCVSALSKRFATAETFRDAVSSIPYSHREKRSEIRHRKDHVHHKEDHEDNKVLSAVRVPTSILKKTNCTSSDSEPTHRRKGERRVRFREPETTVHDMLFYDCLGAYETTPARPHLALFTCLFLLMSLLGVAMYCTDRRRPQRMCEELEARLAVYLLHMKQLVWGCWMWLTVQ, from the exons ATGCtgagcggggggagggagggcctcTTCGAGCTGggacagcagctccagcagcagggggAGAACCAGGCCGCCCTGCACTGCTTCCTCAGCTGCCTGCTGGGACTGAGCCACGTGCAGAGCTTCACCTCCCTGCCCAACTGTCTGCACCAG ATCGCGGAACTCTTCATCAGCGAGAAGAACT ATGGGAAGGCCCTGCAGTTCATCCAGGCGGAGAAGATGTTCTACGAGGTGGCTCTGATCGAACTAACAG gGCCCCAGGAGGAGGCCACGCTGGGCTCGGCCGGGTGGACCAGCGCCGAGGAGGTCCTGGACCAGGCGTCCCAGGCCCAGCACCTGGAGCGGCTGGCCCAGCTCTGCATCATGAGCAAGAG ACCCCATCTTGCCCTGGAATATAGCGGGAAG GCCACCAAGATCCACCAGAAGACCTTCGGCCACGACCACCCCATCACGGCCCGGAGCCTGGAGCTGCTGGCCACCGTCTACGCTGAGATCGGCAAGACTGAGTACTCAG ACTCCCTGGGCCAGTGCGTCTCGGCGCTCTCCAAGCGCTTCGCCACGGCCGAGACATTCAGGGACGCGGTCAGCAGCATTCCCTATTCACATCGGGAGAAGCGCTCCGAGATCCGCCACAGAAAAGACCACGTCCACCACAAGGAGGACCATGAAGACAACAAG GTTCTGAGTGCAGTGAGAGTGCCCACCTCCATATTGAAGAAGACTAACTGCACCAGCTCCGACTCTGAGCCAACCCACCGACGGAAGGGGGAGCGGAGAGTTCGCTTCAGGGAGCCGGAGACGACTGTACACG aCATGCTATTCTATGACTGTTTAGGTG CCTATGAGACGACTCCGGCCCGCCCCCACCTGGCTCTCTTCACCTGCCTGTTCCTGCTGATGTCACTGCTGGGCGTGGCCATGTACTGCACGGACCGGCGACGCCCACAGCGCATGTGTGAGGAGCTGGAGGCCCGGCTGGCGGTCTACCTCCTGCACATGAAGCAACTGGTCTGGGGCTGCTGGATGTGGCTGACTGTGCAATGA
- the c5h14orf180 gene encoding nutritionally-regulated adipose and cardiac enriched protein homolog isoform X2: protein MLSGGREGLFELGQQLQQQGENQAALHCFLSCLLGLSHVQSFTSLPNCLHQIAELFISEKNYGKALQFIQAEKMFYEVALIELTGPQEEATLGSAGWTSAEEVLDQASQAQHLERLAQLCIMSKRPHLALEYSGKATKIHQKTFGHDHPITARSLELLATVYAEIGKTEYSDSLGQCVSALSKRFATAETFRDAVSSIPYSHREKRSEIRHRKDHVHHKEDHEDNKVLSAVRVPTSILKKTNCTSSDSEPTHRRKGERRVRFREPETTVHAYETTPARPHLALFTCLFLLMSLLGVAMYCTDRRRPQRMCEELEARLAVYLLHMKQLVWGCWMWLTVQ, encoded by the exons ATGCtgagcggggggagggagggcctcTTCGAGCTGggacagcagctccagcagcagggggAGAACCAGGCCGCCCTGCACTGCTTCCTCAGCTGCCTGCTGGGACTGAGCCACGTGCAGAGCTTCACCTCCCTGCCCAACTGTCTGCACCAG ATCGCGGAACTCTTCATCAGCGAGAAGAACT ATGGGAAGGCCCTGCAGTTCATCCAGGCGGAGAAGATGTTCTACGAGGTGGCTCTGATCGAACTAACAG gGCCCCAGGAGGAGGCCACGCTGGGCTCGGCCGGGTGGACCAGCGCCGAGGAGGTCCTGGACCAGGCGTCCCAGGCCCAGCACCTGGAGCGGCTGGCCCAGCTCTGCATCATGAGCAAGAG ACCCCATCTTGCCCTGGAATATAGCGGGAAG GCCACCAAGATCCACCAGAAGACCTTCGGCCACGACCACCCCATCACGGCCCGGAGCCTGGAGCTGCTGGCCACCGTCTACGCTGAGATCGGCAAGACTGAGTACTCAG ACTCCCTGGGCCAGTGCGTCTCGGCGCTCTCCAAGCGCTTCGCCACGGCCGAGACATTCAGGGACGCGGTCAGCAGCATTCCCTATTCACATCGGGAGAAGCGCTCCGAGATCCGCCACAGAAAAGACCACGTCCACCACAAGGAGGACCATGAAGACAACAAG GTTCTGAGTGCAGTGAGAGTGCCCACCTCCATATTGAAGAAGACTAACTGCACCAGCTCCGACTCTGAGCCAACCCACCGACGGAAGGGGGAGCGGAGAGTTCGCTTCAGGGAGCCGGAGACGACTGTACACG CCTATGAGACGACTCCGGCCCGCCCCCACCTGGCTCTCTTCACCTGCCTGTTCCTGCTGATGTCACTGCTGGGCGTGGCCATGTACTGCACGGACCGGCGACGCCCACAGCGCATGTGTGAGGAGCTGGAGGCCCGGCTGGCGGTCTACCTCCTGCACATGAAGCAACTGGTCTGGGGCTGCTGGATGTGGCTGACTGTGCAATGA
- the tmem179ab gene encoding transmembrane protein 179, translated as MLPRRMLPLDAAPTRHRYKIHCAGAVGRDARQKKRDRKMALDNLIFAQCILYFLSFVFGFIAVVPLSENTEDFRGKCLLFTRGIWQNENITVSKQRFIVEEWGPESSCSFITFVGIASLILSAVQAWRLLFFLCKGHDDTIFNAFLNLLISSLAVFTVFLSSTIVTVGFNLWCDSVTEGGSMPSSCEELQDTDLELGLNNSAFYDQFAIAQFGLWAAWLTWLGIAVLAFLKVYHNYRQEDLLDSLIHEKDLLLGRSALRCRSDAHLKTGLI; from the exons ATGCTGCCGCGTCGGATGCTGCCGCTGGATGCTGCGCCCACGCGCCATCGATACAAGATCCACTGCGCAGGCGCGGTGGGTCGGGACGCAAGGCAGAAGAAGAGGGATAGAAAAATGGCTCTTGATAATTTAATTTTCGCGCaatgtattctttattttttatcttttgtttttggtttcatTGCCGTAGTGCCCCTGTCGGAAAACACAGAAGATTTCCGGGGGAAGTGCTTGCTCTTCACCCGGGGCATTTGGCAGAACGAGAACATCACTGTGTCGAAGCAGCGGTTCATCGTGGAGGAGTGGGGACCCGAGTCGTCCTGCAGCTTTATCACTTTTGTCGGAATAGCATCTCTTATCCTGTCCGCAGTGCAGGCATGGAGACTGCTGTTCTTCCTATGCAAAGGACACGACGA CACCATCTTCAACGCCTTCCTGAACCTGCTCATCAGCTCCCTGGCCGTGTTCACCGTCTTCCTGTCCAGCACCATCGTCACCGTGGGCTTCAACCTGTGGTGTGACTCTGTCACCGAGGGCGGAAGCATGCCCAGCAG CTGTGAAGAACTGCAAGACACCGACCTGGAGCTCGGTCTGAACAATTCAGCTTTCTACGACCAGTTTGCGATAGCTCAG TTTGGCCTGTGGGCGGCGTGGCTCACCTGGCTGGGGATCGCGGTGCTAGCCTTCCTCAAGGTGTACCACAACTACCGGCAGGAGGACCTGCTGGACAGCCTGATCCACGAGAAGGACCTGCTGCTGGGGCGCTCCGCTCTGCGCTGCCGCTCCGACGCACACCTGAAGACCGGCCTGATCTGa